One Mytilus trossulus isolate FHL-02 chromosome 5, PNRI_Mtr1.1.1.hap1, whole genome shotgun sequence DNA segment encodes these proteins:
- the LOC134717538 gene encoding uncharacterized protein LOC134717538 — MCTSTRFPETIPLKNIKTPTIVKVLIKFFHVSRASQVYTVDQGSSFMSGLFQQVVFQLGIAQFRSSAYHPESQGALERFHQTFKNMIRTFCLQFDRDWDDGVHFLLFAVREAVQESFGFSPFELAFGHARTNEFESKPVATLGMVKFENNHDKPDVIEPTFSCKPMEETA, encoded by the exons ATGTGTACATCTACTCGCTTTCCTGAAACTATTCCgctcaaaaatatcaaaacaccTACTATCGTCAaagttttaatcaaattttttcACGTTAGTAGGGCTTCCCAAGTCTATACAGTCGACCAGGGATCAAGCTTCATGTCAGGTTTATTTCAGCAAGTCGTGTTCCAGTTAGGGATTGCTCAGTTCAGATCAAGTGCTTACCATCCAGAATCTCAAGGTGCCTTAGAACGTTTTCATCAAACATTTAAGAACatgattagaactttttgtcttcaatttgaCAGAGACTGGGATGATGGAGttcattttctactttttgcGGTCCGAGAGGCTGTTCAAGAATCCTTTGGATTTAGTCCATTTGAATTGGCATTTGGTCATGCT CGTACTAATGAATTTGAGAGTAAACCAGTTGCCACTTTAGGCATGGTTAAATTTGAGAACAATCATGACAAACCAGATGTAATTGAACCAACTTTTAGTTGTAAACCTATGGAAGAGACAGCTTga
- the LOC134717539 gene encoding uncharacterized protein LOC134717539, translating to MKDTQQALAKYGNLRLHKFASNCAEVMSAFHAKNKLITRRGILSTINSLYDPLGFLATVIIQGKLLSRKIVSETVEWDQPLYNDTAAEWKSWIYTLIAIETLRIPRTYVPYFSKTATKELHVFSDASEKSIAAFAYLRTTDSSGEPNIGFILGKAKVVPTSGHTIPRLELSAAVLAVEITQTIVDNLDLHIDNVKFYTDNKVVLGYISNETRRFFIYVANRVEKIRKFSSPNQWNYVPTSRNPTDSGTRSVPAHEIHSSKWLLGPRQLLFSEQKNSENMYQLIDPEEDGETRATVTVAKTFATPERQGIGTDRFNRFSNWTSLVRAIAFLERFSRLHGSKQAAPVTSSEGFSNAENFILISAQYEVYGDEIDCIKRQEQIHKRSPITNLNPFLDERGLLRVGGRIAKYDLNLRQKKTLIVPGRHHIAILLVRHYHDKIKHQGRHFTDGAIRSAGFWIVGAKRLIFSLIHKCVTCRKLRGKTECQIMSDVPEDRLEPSPPFTNV from the exons ATGAAAGACACACAGCAAGCATTAGCAAAGTATGGAAACTTAAGGCTTCACAAGTTCGCCTCTAATTGTGCAGAAGTTATGTCTGCGTTTCATGCCA AAAACAAACTGATCACTCGGAGAGGAATTTTATCGACGATAAACAGTCTCTACGATCCTCTGGGATTTTTGGCTACGGTGATTATACAAGGAAAACTCCTATCAAGGAAAATAGTATCAGAAACCGTCGAATGGGACCAACCTCTCTATAATGACACAGCAGCTGAGTGGAAATCTTGGATATATACTCTAATTGCTATAGAAACATTGCGCATTCCACGTACCTACGTGCCGTATTTCAGCAAAACCGCCACAAAGGAGTTACATGTCTTCTCTGATGCATCAGAAAAATCTATAGCGGCTTTTGCATATCTACGCACAACCGATAGTAGTGGTGAACCAAACATTGGGTTTATTCTTGGGAAAGCTAAAGTTGTACCAACAAGTGGTCATACTATTCCACGACTTGAACTATCTGCTGCCGTATTAGCAGTTGAGATCACGCAAACCATTGTGGATAACTTAGATTTACACATAGACAACGTGAAATTCTACACAGACAATAAAGTTGTCTTAGGTTACATCAGTAACGAGACAAGAAGGTTCTTTATCTATGTCGCTAATAGAGTAGAGAAGATTAGGAAATTTAGCTCTCCAAATCAATGGAATTATGTACCAACTAGCCGTAATCCCACAGATTCGGGAACGAGGTCCGTACCTGCTCACGAAATCCATAGCAGTAAATGGTTATTAGGACCAAGACAACTTCTTTTCTCAGAACAGAAAAATTCTGAGAACATGTATCAGCTAATAGACCCAGAAGAAGATGGAGAAACACGTGCAACTGTTACTGTTGCAAAAACATTTGCCACACCTGAGCGTCAAGGTATCGGAACTGATAGATTCAACAGATTCTCAAACTGGACATCACTTGTTCGAgcgatagcctttttagaacgTTTCTCCCGTTTACACGGGTCAAAACAGGCAGCACCAGTGACTTCTTCTGAAGGCTTTTCGAATGCCGAAAATTTCATCTTAATATCTGCTCAATATGAAGTTTACGGAGATGAAATAGATTGCATTAAACGCCAGGAACAAATTCATAAGCGGAGCCCGATAACTAACCTTAATCCGTTTTTGGACGAACGAGGACTGTTACGAGTAGGAGGCCGTATTGCCAAATATGACTTAAACCTCCgtcaaaaaaaaacattaatcgTCCCTGGACGCCATCATATAGCGATATTATTAGTCCGACACTACCATGACAAGATAAAACATCAAGGTCGCCACTTTACAGATGGAGCGATTCGTTCCGCAGGATTCTGGATCGTCGGAGCTAAACGCTTGATCTTTTCTCTCATTCACAAATGTGTGACTTGCCGCAAACTAAGAGGAAAAACTGAGTGTCAAATCATGTCTGATGTGCCAGAGGACCGTCTTGAACCGTCACCTCCGTTTACCAACGTTTGA